The proteins below are encoded in one region of Clostridium estertheticum:
- a CDS encoding proton-conducting membrane transporter, protein MKIADIINSLQELNFDLKYEVKNNNELYVRVKSDQIRKIVLICVDLYKFNYICEFSVVEKETTINCVFSNSKQGYYVICSYVTDKKPIDLSNIIYQSKLFQREINKDYDYKIKEVSGTAAYQVAVGPVHAGIIEPGHFRFSVMGEPIENLEIKLMYKYRGIEELCKDINANTLNLMFERVSGESSVAYGEVYAMLVEKLLGADVSIEVKAFRVVLLELERMYNYMDDLGGVGNDIGYSYVAKKFGYFSEAVHQLCERISGSRYMRNAIVPLGINIDFDEKKKKDVLDTLKSLKARVLSIIKMSVNSVSFLDRVEDTGMVSRSMAKKLCMTGVVARACNLKYDVRVSFPYELYKEIKRDINIETKGGVFERYKLKARELKDAFAFIEKALSYINVDIKREKNEFYLKEGLEGITSVETVKGELVVYGLTGKDNKFDRIYFKTPSFTNWTGMSEAVLEEIIPDFPLINKSFNMSYSENDK, encoded by the coding sequence ATGAAAATAGCAGATATTATAAACAGTCTACAAGAATTAAATTTCGATTTAAAATATGAAGTTAAAAATAATAATGAGTTATACGTTAGAGTAAAATCAGACCAAATCAGAAAAATTGTGCTTATTTGTGTTGATTTATATAAATTTAATTATATTTGTGAGTTTTCTGTAGTTGAAAAAGAAACTACAATAAATTGTGTGTTTTCAAATAGTAAGCAAGGTTATTATGTAATATGTAGTTATGTTACTGATAAAAAACCAATTGATCTTAGTAATATAATTTATCAAAGCAAATTATTTCAAAGAGAAATTAATAAAGATTATGATTACAAGATTAAAGAGGTATCGGGGACAGCGGCATATCAAGTTGCAGTAGGGCCCGTACATGCAGGGATTATTGAACCGGGTCATTTTAGGTTTAGTGTTATGGGAGAACCAATAGAAAATCTTGAAATAAAACTTATGTACAAATATAGAGGAATAGAAGAATTATGTAAGGATATAAATGCAAATACATTGAATCTTATGTTTGAGCGTGTGTCTGGAGAATCGAGCGTAGCTTATGGAGAAGTTTATGCTATGCTTGTAGAAAAACTTTTAGGAGCAGATGTTAGCATCGAGGTTAAGGCTTTTAGAGTTGTTCTTTTAGAACTTGAGCGAATGTATAATTATATGGATGATTTAGGTGGAGTAGGTAATGATATTGGTTATAGTTATGTAGCTAAAAAATTCGGCTATTTTTCAGAAGCAGTGCATCAGTTATGTGAGAGGATAAGTGGAAGTAGGTATATGAGAAATGCCATTGTTCCTCTTGGAATAAATATAGATTTTGATGAAAAGAAAAAGAAAGATGTTCTAGATACCTTAAAAAGTCTTAAAGCACGGGTACTTAGCATAATAAAAATGAGTGTGAATTCAGTTTCATTTTTAGATAGAGTAGAAGATACAGGAATGGTTAGTCGATCTATGGCTAAAAAATTATGTATGACAGGTGTTGTAGCAAGGGCATGCAATTTGAAATATGATGTTAGAGTCTCATTTCCATATGAATTATATAAGGAAATAAAAAGAGATATAAATATAGAAACAAAGGGTGGAGTTTTTGAAAGGTATAAATTGAAAGCTCGCGAGCTTAAAGATGCTTTTGCTTTTATAGAGAAAGCACTCTCATATATAAATGTTGATATAAAAAGAGAAAAAAATGAATTTTATTTAAAAGAGGGGTTAGAGGGAATAACTTCAGTTGAAACAGTAAAGGGAGAGCTTGTAGTTTATGGTTTAACAGGAAAAGATAATAAGTTTGACCGAATCTACTTTAAAACTCCTTCTTTTACTAATTGGACAGGTATGAGTGAAGCGGTTCTTGAGGAAATTATTCCTGATTTTCCTCTTATTAATAAAAGCTTTAATATGTCTTATTCTGAGAATGACAAGTAG
- the glgP gene encoding alpha-glucan family phosphorylase: MDTNNLPRVAYFCMEYGLSSDFKTYAGGLGILAGDHLKGAKDLNLPLVGIGLKWKQGYTEQIIDENGEVYDTYHNYHYEFLKDTGVKVTVNIRNLKVACKVWKLEEFGNNPIYLLDTDIPENGDRWITGQLYGWFGEERIAQEIVLGIGGVKALRALNIPIDVYHFNEGHAVLAATELIKEKMQSGYSFEDSWVKTRDEVVFTTHTPIVEGNESHPIDKLEYMGAFNELTRQQMIRLGGEPFNMTVAGLRLSRKANAVAKLHMETANKMWKTVAGRPEIIGITNGIHKPTWVDKRMTKAYDNNGDLWGTHITIKKELIEFIKERTGTTLCVDKLLIGFSRRAAPYKRSDLIFTSEEIISPLLKSGKVQIVFSGKAHPLDDIGKEIVAKLIRMMKKYPSSVVFLENYDMNIGRMLTRGSDIWLNNPRRPLEASGTSGMKAAMNGVLNCSILDGWWPEACIDGVNGWQFGDGVGLDDLTEVELDKHDTLALYDTLINRVMATYYGNREKWVEMMRESIRTTSYEFSVERMLNEYYNKMYIK; the protein is encoded by the coding sequence TTGGATACTAATAATCTTCCAAGAGTTGCTTATTTTTGTATGGAGTATGGACTAAGCTCAGATTTTAAAACTTATGCAGGGGGACTAGGAATACTTGCAGGTGATCATTTGAAAGGTGCTAAAGATCTAAATTTACCACTTGTTGGAATAGGACTTAAATGGAAACAAGGGTATACGGAGCAGATTATAGATGAAAATGGTGAAGTATATGATACATATCATAACTATCATTATGAGTTTTTAAAAGACACGGGAGTAAAAGTAACTGTTAATATCAGAAATTTAAAAGTAGCATGTAAGGTTTGGAAATTAGAAGAGTTCGGAAACAACCCAATATATCTTTTAGATACTGATATACCGGAAAATGGTGATAGGTGGATAACAGGACAATTGTATGGTTGGTTTGGAGAAGAAAGAATAGCTCAAGAAATAGTGTTAGGTATTGGTGGTGTAAAAGCTTTAAGAGCTTTAAATATACCAATTGATGTATATCATTTCAATGAGGGCCATGCTGTACTTGCGGCAACGGAGCTTATAAAAGAAAAAATGCAATCAGGATATAGTTTTGAAGATTCTTGGGTGAAAACTCGTGATGAAGTAGTATTTACAACTCATACTCCAATAGTTGAAGGTAATGAATCTCATCCTATTGATAAATTAGAGTATATGGGAGCATTTAATGAATTGACTAGGCAGCAAATGATTAGACTTGGGGGAGAACCATTTAACATGACTGTAGCAGGACTTAGACTCTCAAGGAAAGCTAACGCTGTAGCAAAACTTCACATGGAAACTGCAAATAAAATGTGGAAAACTGTTGCTGGAAGGCCTGAAATTATTGGCATAACTAATGGAATTCATAAACCAACTTGGGTAGACAAACGAATGACCAAGGCTTACGATAATAATGGAGATCTTTGGGGAACTCATATAACTATTAAAAAAGAACTAATAGAATTTATTAAAGAAAGAACTGGGACCACGCTTTGCGTAGATAAGTTACTTATTGGATTTTCAAGAAGGGCTGCACCATATAAGAGAAGTGACTTAATATTTACTAGTGAGGAGATTATTTCTCCTCTACTTAAAAGCGGAAAAGTTCAAATTGTATTCTCAGGGAAGGCTCATCCTCTTGATGACATAGGAAAAGAAATAGTAGCGAAACTCATAAGAATGATGAAAAAATATCCTAGCAGCGTAGTATTTCTTGAAAATTATGATATGAATATAGGGAGAATGTTAACTAGAGGATCAGATATTTGGCTAAACAATCCTAGAAGACCTCTTGAGGCTAGTGGAACGTCGGGAATGAAAGCTGCAATGAATGGCGTATTAAACTGTTCTATTTTAGATGGTTGGTGGCCGGAAGCTTGTATTGATGGTGTAAATGGATGGCAGTTCGGAGACGGTGTAGGTCTTGACGATTTAACAGAAGTAGAATTAGATAAACATGATACGCTTGCTCTTTATGATACTTTAATTAATAGAGTTATGGCTACTTATTATGGAAATAGAGAAAAGTGGGTAGAAATGATGAGAGAAAGTATTAGAACTACAAGTTATGAGTTTTCAGTTGAGAGAATGCTTAACGAATACTATAACAAAATGTATATAAAATAA
- a CDS encoding hydrogenase produces the protein MIQALLTIILISSIFMSGVRRIKLITAGFIFQSAAIGLIVLKLGYQTGKVDYYILGILTIVTKVIIIPIIINRSVEKLKIKREMELIVNAFVSYLITGIGIMIVFGLLNRSQDNFLKTGIALFIIGSLLMVARKKAITQMIGFLIFENGIVLFETSLSKMSLVIEAGIVFETLMLALIMGIMIFHINKTFDSINTDFFENLKE, from the coding sequence ATGATACAAGCGTTACTTACAATTATATTAATATCTAGTATATTTATGTCTGGAGTAAGAAGAATAAAACTTATTACAGCGGGATTTATATTTCAGTCAGCGGCTATTGGACTTATAGTCTTAAAGCTCGGTTACCAGACAGGAAAAGTGGATTATTATATTTTAGGAATTTTAACAATAGTTACTAAAGTTATTATAATACCAATAATAATAAATAGATCTGTAGAGAAATTAAAGATAAAAAGAGAAATGGAGTTAATAGTAAATGCTTTTGTTTCTTATCTTATAACGGGAATTGGTATAATGATAGTTTTTGGCCTTTTAAACAGGAGCCAAGATAATTTTTTAAAAACTGGAATTGCTCTATTCATTATAGGTAGTTTACTTATGGTAGCAAGAAAAAAGGCTATTACACAAATGATAGGATTTCTAATATTTGAAAATGGCATTGTGCTTTTTGAAACATCTTTATCCAAGATGTCTCTTGTAATTGAGGCAGGAATAGTTTTTGAAACATTAATGCTTGCACTTATTATGGGAATAATGATTTTTCATATTAATAAAACTTTTGATTCAATAAATACAGACTTTTTTGAAAATCTAAAAGAATAG
- a CDS encoding proton-conducting transporter membrane subunit has protein sequence MYITVLGILFLFLIVTPLLFKNIKTTGFFTIFGAVLVLGIVLKIITIVSCGYSLSYFNEFFYIDSLSIVQLLIIASINIIVSIYSYRYITDEIKEKTITLKRGKFYYFLFNFFVFFMIFISLTNNIVAMWIGLEGTTLTTTFLFGFNINKNSLESAWKYVIICSIGIGIGLIGILIFVNAYSNQDAGEILKWSHLVSNPNPQSTYVIKIAFTLIFVGLGTKAGLAPMHTWLPDAYSDSPAPVSAMSGVLLNLALYVILRFYIITKHIPGLQNTKWLFIVFGCVSLIISSFSILRQLNYKRLLAFSSVENMGIIALGLGVGSKIAVFGAILHSIVHAFGKSMLFLTAGNLLNAYKTKRIDKIDALIKTMPINAVFLILGMLIITGAPPFPAFFSEYYIIVGTVESGNYIVTAIYAFCLLLVFAGFLRVFIKIVFNTEPGVKYVKMKEDKKNIFPLALCFVSIIIISLTMNGYLSNMINNAVLIICD, from the coding sequence ATGTATATTACAGTACTTGGTATTTTGTTCTTATTTTTAATAGTTACACCCTTACTCTTTAAAAACATAAAAACCACTGGATTTTTTACAATATTTGGAGCTGTATTGGTTTTAGGTATTGTACTAAAAATTATTACAATCGTATCTTGCGGTTATTCCCTTAGTTATTTTAATGAATTTTTTTATATTGATAGTTTAAGTATTGTGCAGCTTTTGATTATAGCTAGCATAAATATAATCGTTAGTATTTACTCATATAGGTACATTACAGATGAGATAAAAGAGAAAACAATCACTCTTAAAAGAGGTAAATTTTATTATTTTCTATTTAATTTCTTTGTGTTTTTTATGATTTTTATTTCACTAACTAATAATATTGTTGCAATGTGGATTGGACTAGAAGGAACGACACTTACAACTACATTTCTGTTTGGTTTTAACATTAATAAAAATTCATTAGAATCCGCTTGGAAGTATGTAATTATTTGTTCAATTGGAATAGGTATTGGGTTAATTGGCATATTAATATTTGTTAATGCTTATAGTAATCAAGATGCGGGCGAGATACTTAAATGGTCTCATCTTGTATCCAATCCAAATCCGCAAAGTACATATGTTATTAAAATAGCTTTCACATTAATATTTGTAGGACTTGGTACAAAAGCAGGACTGGCACCTATGCATACATGGCTGCCAGATGCCTATAGTGACTCGCCAGCTCCAGTTAGTGCTATGTCTGGGGTTCTTTTGAATCTTGCGTTGTATGTTATTTTAAGGTTTTATATTATAACTAAACATATACCGGGACTACAAAATACCAAGTGGTTGTTTATAGTTTTTGGTTGTGTATCTCTTATAATTTCATCGTTTAGTATTTTAAGACAACTTAATTATAAAAGACTGCTTGCATTCTCATCAGTTGAAAACATGGGCATTATAGCACTCGGACTTGGAGTTGGAAGTAAAATTGCAGTTTTTGGTGCAATACTTCATTCGATAGTACATGCATTTGGAAAATCTATGTTGTTTTTAACTGCAGGAAATTTATTAAATGCATATAAAACAAAACGTATAGACAAGATAGATGCGTTAATAAAGACTATGCCAATAAATGCAGTATTCCTTATTTTAGGTATGCTTATAATTACAGGAGCACCACCATTCCCAGCTTTTTTTAGTGAGTACTATATAATTGTAGGAACTGTTGAGAGTGGAAATTATATTGTCACTGCAATCTATGCTTTTTGTCTCTTGTTAGTTTTTGCAGGATTCCTGCGGGTATTCATTAAGATAGTTTTTAACACTGAACCTGGAGTAAAATATGTTAAAATGAAAGAAGATAAAAAAAATATATTTCCACTAGCGTTATGTTTTGTTTCAATTATTATTATAAGTTTAACTATGAATGGATATTTGTCAAATATGATAAATAATGCAGTTTTAATTATATGTGATTAG
- the nuoB gene encoding NADH-quinone oxidoreductase subunit NuoB encodes MNNIIDRIKYGTETIKDPIEINEFSYGKIIAERNVCDNCGKCMNVCPVNAIKINTITNAEHLVSVDDKKCIYCRNCVNICPKSVLKMTSDYKMSQLELAGDKLREKIYKTFRRSLVLRVVDTGSCNACMSELNALSNTFYDISRFGINVSPSPRHADGLVVTGPVTINMKEALEKTYQAMAEPKIVIAVGSCAYNGGVFKEGDGVYGTLNDILPVDLVIPGCPPSPQAIIFGLLKIMDKIKKID; translated from the coding sequence ATGAATAATATAATTGATAGAATAAAATATGGAACAGAAACAATAAAGGATCCAATTGAAATTAATGAATTCTCTTATGGGAAAATAATTGCAGAGCGAAATGTATGTGATAATTGCGGAAAATGCATGAATGTATGCCCAGTGAATGCCATTAAGATAAATACTATTACAAATGCAGAGCATCTAGTAAGTGTAGATGATAAAAAATGTATTTATTGTAGGAATTGCGTTAATATTTGTCCCAAATCCGTTTTGAAAATGACATCTGATTATAAAATGTCACAGTTAGAACTTGCAGGTGATAAACTTAGGGAAAAAATATATAAGACTTTCAGGAGATCACTTGTACTAAGAGTAGTAGATACTGGTTCTTGTAATGCCTGTATGTCAGAACTTAATGCACTTTCAAACACGTTTTATGATATTTCAAGATTTGGAATTAATGTATCCCCATCTCCAAGGCATGCAGATGGATTAGTGGTAACAGGGCCTGTTACTATAAATATGAAAGAAGCTTTAGAGAAGACTTACCAGGCGATGGCTGAACCTAAAATAGTCATAGCTGTTGGTAGTTGCGCTTATAACGGCGGAGTATTTAAAGAGGGTGATGGAGTGTATGGTACACTTAACGATATACTGCCAGTAGATCTTGTAATTCCAGGTTGTCCTCCCTCTCCGCAGGCCATTATTTTTGGGCTTCTTAAAATAATGGATAAAATTAAAAAAATAGACTAA
- a CDS encoding respiratory chain complex I subunit 1 family protein, translating into MKYNLIYFIQSLLIIVLSPLFIGILKKMKATLRGSIGSSVIQPYYDLSKLLKKGRIISNRSSFITTIGPIVILAATITTAFFVPVFYTSMEQSIGNLFILMFSFGIVKMFTVLIGLDSSSTFGGMGSSRESFISMMAEPLILFLMIFLYIESNDFNIFHISFINSKIVHYDTAHLITMVTFIVAILAENARIPFDNPETHLELTMMHEAMILDLSGSDLAYVELSSHIKLIVYLIVLINCFVPIGIATSLTVSAILIGLVTFIFKLLICLLGIAIIETTFAKSRLFRGAELFPAMISLGIVAITLIYIL; encoded by the coding sequence TTGAAATATAATTTGATTTATTTTATTCAGAGTTTATTGATTATAGTTTTATCACCATTATTTATAGGAATTCTAAAAAAGATGAAGGCAACGCTTAGAGGGTCTATTGGTTCATCTGTCATTCAACCTTATTATGATCTAAGCAAATTATTAAAAAAAGGAAGAATAATATCAAATAGAAGCTCATTTATAACAACTATTGGTCCAATAGTTATACTTGCAGCGACTATAACAACAGCATTCTTTGTTCCGGTTTTTTATACGAGCATGGAGCAAAGCATTGGAAACTTATTTATTCTTATGTTTTCATTTGGAATAGTAAAAATGTTTACAGTGCTAATTGGACTTGATAGTTCAAGTACATTTGGTGGAATGGGGTCAAGTCGTGAGTCATTTATTTCAATGATGGCAGAACCTCTAATATTGTTTCTGATGATATTTTTATATATAGAATCAAATGATTTTAACATATTTCATATTTCATTTATCAATAGCAAAATTGTACATTATGATACTGCGCACCTTATAACAATGGTAACTTTTATTGTCGCAATACTTGCTGAGAATGCTAGAATACCTTTTGATAATCCAGAAACACATTTAGAGCTTACGATGATGCATGAAGCAATGATCTTAGATTTATCAGGTAGTGATTTAGCATATGTTGAATTATCATCACATATTAAACTGATTGTATACTTGATTGTTTTGATTAATTGTTTTGTACCTATTGGAATTGCAACATCGCTGACTGTTTCAGCGATTCTTATAGGACTGGTAACATTTATATTTAAACTTTTAATTTGTTTATTAGGGATTGCTATAATAGAAACAACTTTTGCTAAATCTAGGTTATTTAGAGGGGCAGAATTGTTTCCAGCTATGATATCTCTAGGGATTGTAGCAATTACTTTGATTTATATTTTATAA
- the tsaD gene encoding tRNA (adenosine(37)-N6)-threonylcarbamoyltransferase complex transferase subunit TsaD: MEKDIKILAIESSCDETAAAVVVNGRDVLSNIIASQIDIHEKFGGVVPEVASRKHIEAISAVVQEALDEANVTLDDIDAIGVTYGPGLVGALLVGVQYAKGLAYATHKPLIGVNHIEGHISANFIQYKELEPPFMCLVVSGGHTFIVYMKDHGDFEVMAETRDDAAGEAFDKVARAIGLGYPGGPKIDKIAKEGNADAIKFPKAKFHDVTLDFSFSGVKSSVLNYLNKMNMKNETINIPDVAASFQKAVVNVLVENAFEACKIKGVDKITIAGGVASNSCLRETMIKEGQKKNIKVMFPEMILCTDNAAMIGSAAYFELIKGRVSPLTLNAIPNLKLGER; encoded by the coding sequence ATGGAAAAGGATATTAAAATACTTGCAATAGAATCAAGTTGTGATGAAACAGCTGCTGCAGTAGTAGTGAATGGTAGGGATGTTTTATCTAACATAATTGCATCACAAATAGATATACATGAAAAGTTTGGAGGCGTTGTTCCAGAAGTAGCGTCTAGAAAGCACATAGAAGCAATAAGCGCAGTGGTTCAAGAAGCACTAGATGAAGCTAACGTTACATTAGATGATATAGATGCAATAGGAGTAACTTATGGACCCGGACTAGTGGGGGCACTACTTGTAGGTGTTCAATACGCTAAGGGACTCGCATATGCAACGCATAAACCGTTAATTGGAGTTAATCATATAGAAGGGCATATAAGTGCTAACTTTATTCAATATAAGGAGCTTGAGCCACCATTTATGTGTTTGGTAGTTTCAGGCGGACATACATTTATTGTATACATGAAGGATCACGGTGACTTTGAAGTTATGGCTGAAACTAGAGATGATGCAGCGGGAGAAGCATTTGATAAGGTAGCTCGTGCAATAGGCCTTGGTTATCCAGGTGGACCTAAAATAGATAAAATAGCAAAAGAGGGCAATGCAGATGCTATAAAGTTTCCAAAAGCTAAATTTCATGATGTTACTTTAGACTTTTCATTTAGTGGAGTCAAATCTTCTGTATTAAATTATTTGAATAAAATGAATATGAAAAATGAGACAATTAATATACCTGACGTGGCTGCGTCTTTCCAAAAGGCAGTGGTTAATGTTTTGGTAGAGAATGCCTTTGAGGCATGTAAAATTAAAGGGGTAGATAAAATAACAATAGCAGGTGGCGTGGCTTCAAACTCTTGCCTTAGGGAAACAATGATAAAAGAAGGGCAAAAGAAAAATATAAAAGTTATGTTCCCGGAGATGATACTTTGCACTGATAATGCA
- a CDS encoding RusA family crossover junction endodeoxyribonuclease, whose amino-acid sequence MNNTYAKVIIKGSPISKSNFKLFNTNGRAILPYNSGKYHDRYALYEEEIAYQCRSQNPSIFLTESLIAVLKVYYKSIKRHPDTNNITKSIFDGIEKSGLIVNDAQVTRLIIEEFYDAENPRFELELFGESIYAMKYSIVEREEKNPPINYDPPSNRKNTIGSKLNKAKSGVIKNSTSNSICEICGKVVPKDECISANKGKASLCKHCFKKLF is encoded by the coding sequence ATGAATAACACTTATGCAAAAGTCATTATAAAGGGCTCACCCATTTCAAAATCCAATTTCAAACTTTTTAATACAAATGGGAGAGCCATTTTACCTTATAATTCTGGTAAATACCACGATAGGTATGCTTTATATGAAGAAGAAATTGCTTATCAATGTAGAAGCCAGAATCCCAGCATTTTTTTAACAGAATCTCTTATCGCCGTTTTAAAGGTATATTATAAAAGTATCAAAAGACATCCTGATACAAACAACATAACCAAAAGTATTTTCGATGGCATAGAAAAAAGCGGTCTTATAGTTAATGATGCTCAAGTTACAAGACTTATTATTGAAGAATTTTACGATGCCGAAAATCCTAGATTTGAACTAGAACTTTTTGGTGAAAGTATATATGCTATGAAATATTCAATAGTTGAAAGGGAAGAAAAAAATCCACCTATAAATTATGATCCACCATCAAATAGAAAAAACACCATCGGATCTAAACTAAATAAAGCTAAATCCGGGGTCATTAAGAATTCTACCTCAAATTCAATTTGTGAAATATGTGGGAAAGTAGTACCAAAGGATGAGTGCATTTCGGCTAATAAGGGTAAAGCCTCTCTTTGCAAACATTGTTTTAAGAAATTATTTTAA
- a CDS encoding branched-chain amino acid aminotransferase, protein MSTNVNIDWSKLGFAYSKTDLRYISIWKNGKWDDGKLVKDNNLSISEASTSLHYGQQCFEGLKAYRTKDGSIQLFRPLENAKRLRNSCSRVLIPEISDEKFLDACLQVVKANEAFVAPYGTGATLYLRPYVIGIGDNLGVGPAPEFLFGLFCCPVGAYFKAGLSPVNFMTSDEYDRAAPFGTGDVKVGGNYAASLLAHEHAASKGFADCIYLDPATHTKIEEVGAANFFGITKDNVFVTPKSPSILPSITKKSLIYIAKEYLKMDVQERDVPIDSLSDFKETGACGTAAVITPIGGIEHKGKLHVFHSETEVGPVTRKLYDTLYGIQFGDVLAPEGWIVKVK, encoded by the coding sequence ATGAGCACAAATGTTAACATCGATTGGAGCAAATTAGGTTTTGCTTATAGCAAGACAGATCTTAGGTATATCTCAATATGGAAAAACGGTAAATGGGATGATGGGAAACTAGTTAAAGATAACAATCTTTCTATAAGTGAAGCTTCAACATCTCTTCATTATGGTCAGCAGTGTTTTGAGGGGTTAAAAGCTTATCGCACAAAGGACGGAAGTATTCAATTATTTAGACCTTTGGAGAATGCAAAACGTTTGAGAAACAGTTGTTCACGTGTTTTAATACCTGAAATTTCAGATGAAAAATTTCTTGATGCATGTTTGCAAGTTGTTAAAGCAAATGAAGCTTTCGTCGCACCATACGGAACTGGGGCGACACTTTATCTCAGACCTTATGTAATAGGTATTGGGGACAACCTCGGAGTAGGTCCAGCACCCGAATTTTTATTTGGTCTATTCTGTTGCCCAGTAGGTGCTTATTTTAAAGCTGGTCTGTCTCCAGTAAACTTTATGACATCAGATGAATATGATAGAGCTGCACCATTTGGTACTGGCGACGTAAAGGTTGGAGGAAACTATGCCGCAAGCCTTCTTGCTCATGAACACGCTGCATCAAAAGGTTTTGCAGACTGTATATACCTTGATCCTGCAACCCACACTAAAATTGAGGAAGTTGGCGCTGCAAACTTTTTTGGTATTACAAAAGATAATGTATTTGTAACTCCAAAATCACCATCAATACTTCCTAGTATAACTAAAAAATCATTAATTTATATTGCAAAAGAGTATTTAAAAATGGATGTACAAGAAAGAGATGTTCCAATAGATAGTCTTTCTGATTTTAAAGAAACAGGCGCATGTGGAACTGCTGCTGTAATTACACCTATTGGTGGCATTGAACATAAAGGTAAACTTCATGTTTTCCACAGCGAAACAGAAGTTGGCCCAGTTACTAGAAAACTTTATGATACTCTTTACGGGATTCAATTTGGTGATGTATTAGCACCAGAAGGTTGGATTGTAAAAGTTAAATAA